Proteins from one Anopheles nili chromosome 2, idAnoNiliSN_F5_01, whole genome shotgun sequence genomic window:
- the LOC128722201 gene encoding V-type proton ATPase 116 kDa subunit a 1 isoform X2 — translation MGSLFRSEEMSLCQLFLQSEAAYACVSELGELGLVQFRDLNPDVNAFQRKFVNEVRRCDEMERKLRYLEKEIKKDGIPMLDTGESPEAPQPREMIDLEATFEKLENELREVNQNAEALKRNYLELTELKHILRKTQVFFDEAVYTGNVPNKTRNRYQQMADSHREEEQVNLLGEEGIRAGGAGAQGQNLKLGFVAGVILRERLPAFERMLWRACRGNVFLRQAMIEDPLEDPSNGDKVYKSVFIIFFQGDQLKTRVKKICEGFRATLYPCPEAPTDRREMAMGVMTRIEDLHTVLGQTQDHRHRVLVAAAKNLKNWFVKVRKIKAIYHTLNLFNLDVTQKCLIAECWVPLLDFETIQIALRRGTERSGSSVPPILNRMETFEDPPTYNRTNKFTHAFQALINAYGVASYREMNPAPYTIITFPFLFAVMFGDLGHGTIMALFGLWMVLKEKPLAAKKSDNEIWNIFFGGRYIIFLMGVFSMYTGFVYNDIFSKSLKVFNSAWVINYNTSTVMTNKALQLDPKGLDYAQTPYPFGLDPVWQVAGPNKIIFQNAYKMKISIIFGVIHMLFGVFVGLFNHRYFKNKMAIYCEFIPQVIFLVFLFFYMTLLMFIKWVKYSASSKEIAFSEGCAPSILITFINMVLFKPAETTSKDCSPFMFAGQEGIQKFLVVVALLCVPWMLLAKPILIMRSRKEAAHQPIAPYSNENGDADGLNQHNAPANQGGQQPAQQGGGHGHDNEEMSEIFIHQGIHTIEYVLGSVSHTASYLRLWALSLAHAQLAEVLWNMVLQNGLKQDGWIGGIALWAVFAFWAVLTVGILVLMEGLSAFLHTLRLHWVEFQSKFYAGLGYAFQPFSFEVILDSSSGSSED, via the exons ATggggtcgcttttccgcagTGAAGAGATGTCCCTTTGCCAGCTCTTCTTGCAGAGTGAGGCGGCATATGCATGTGTTTCGGAATTGGGAGAGCTCGGATTGGTTCAGTTTCGTGAT CTTAATCCCGACGTCAATGCGTTCCAACGGAAGTTCGTTAACGAGGTGCGTCGATGTGACGAAATGGAGCGCAAGCTGCGTTACCTTGAGAAGGAGATCAAGAAAGATGGTATCCCCATGCTGGACACCGGCGAAAGTCCTGAAGCACCGCAGCCTCGCGAGATGATCGATCTAGAGGCAACCTTCGAAAAGCTAGAGAACGAGCTACGCGAAGTGAATCAAAACGCCGAAGCTCTCAAGCGTAACTATCTCGAGCTGACCGAACTGAAGCACATCCTGCGTAAGACTCAGGTCTTCTTTGACGAG gCTGTGTATACTGGAAATGTACCTAATAAGACAAGAAACCGCTATCAACAGATGGCGGATTCGCACAGGGAAGAGGAGCAGGTTAACCTTCTTGGTGAAGAGGGCATTCGAGCTGGTGGTGCCGGGGCCCAGGGACAAAATCTAAAACTAGG CTTCGTGGCTGGAGTGATTCTACGAGAACGTTTGCCAGCGTTCGAACGCATGCTTTGGCGTGCTTGCCGTGGCAACGTGTTTCTACGTCAGGCAATGATTGAAGATCCGCTGGAGGATCCTTCAAAC GGAGACAAGGTGTACAAGTCCGTGTTCATCATCTTCTTCCAAGGCGATCAGCTGAAGACACGTGTGAAGAAGATTTGCGAAGGCTTCCGCGCTACGCTGTACCCATGCCCGGAAGCTCCGACCGATCGGCGCGAGATGGCGATGGGTGTGATGACCCGCATCGAGGACCTGCATACCGTCCTCGGACAAACGCAGGATCATCGGCACCGCGTGCTGGTTGCTGCGGCCAAGAATTTGAAGAATTGGTTCGTGAAGGTGCGCAAGATCAAGGCCATCTATCACACGCTGAATTTGTTCAATTTGGACGTAACGCAAAAGTGTCTTATCGCTGAGTGCTGGGTGCCACTGTTGGACTTCGAGACGATCCAGATCGCTTTGCGGCGCGGCACCGAGCGGTCCGGGTCCTCCGTACCGCCGATTCTGAACCGGATGGAAACGTTCGAAGATCCACCGACGTACAACCGGACGAATAAGTTCACGCATGCGTTCCAGGCTCTGATCAATGCGTACGGTGTCGCGAGCTATCGTGAGATGAATCCAGCCCCATACACCATCATCACTTTCCCGTTTCTGTTCGCGGTGATGTTCGGGGATCTTGGTCACGGTACGATCATGGCGCTGTTTGGCTTGTGGATGGTGTTAAAGGAGAAACCGTTGGCAGCTAAGAAATCGGACAACGAAATCTGGAACATATTCTTCGGCGGGCGGTACATCATCTTCCTGATGGGCGTGTTTTCGATGTACACGGGCTTCGTGTACAACGACATCTTTTCCAAGTCACTTAAGGTGTTCAATTCCGCCTGGGTCATCAACTACAATACCTCCACCGTGATGACCAACAAGGCGCTGCAGCTGGACCCGAAGGGTCTCGACTATGCTCAAACGCCCTATCCGTTCGGGTTGGATCCCGTATGGCAAGTGGCTGGGCCGAACAAAATCATCTTCCAGAACGCGTACAAGATGAAGATATCGATCATCTTCGGTGTGATCCACATGTTGTTCGGTGTGTTCGTGGGGCTGTTCAACCATCGGTACTTCAAGAACAAAATGGCCATCTACTGCGAATTCATCCCTCAGGTCATCTTCctggtgtttttgttcttctatATGACGCTGCTGATGTTCATCAAATGGGTGAAGTATTCGGCGAGCTCTAAGGAAATAGCCTTTTCGGAGGGTTGCGCTCCTTCCATTCTGATTACATTCATCAACATGGTACTGTTCAAGCCGGCTGAGACTACCAGCAAAGACTGCTCGCCGTTCATGTTTGCCGGGCAGGAGGGAATCCAGAAGTTCCTCGTCGTGGTGGCGCTGCTTTGCGTCCCCTGGATGTTGCTTGCGAAACCGATCCTGATTATGCGCAGTCGCAAGGAAGCTGCG catcaaCCGATTGCGCCGTACAGCAACGAGAATGGCGACGCTGACGGTTTGAATCAACATAACGCACCCGCCAATCAAGGCGGACAGCAACCGGCACAGCAGGGCGGTGGTCATGGCCACGATAACGAGGAAATGTCCGAGATCTTCATCCACCAGGGCATCCACACGATCGAGTATGTTCTCGGATCCGTTTCGCACACCGCATCGTATCTTCGGCTGTGGGCTCTGTCGTTGGCTCATGCCC AGCTGGCCGAGGTGCTGTGGAACATGGTGTTGCAGAACGGGCTGAAACAAGACGGGTGGATCGGTGGCATCGCTTTGTGGGCTGTGTTCGCGTTCTGGGCCGTGCTGACGGTGGGCATTCTTGTGCTGATGGAGGGTCTCTCGGCGTTCCTGCACACTCTTCGTCTGCACTG GGTTGAGTTCCAGAGCAAATTTTACGCCGGCCTGGGCTACGCCTTCCAGCCATTCTCGTTCGAGGTCATCCTCGATTCTAGTTCCGGCTCGTCAGAAGACTAA
- the LOC128722201 gene encoding V-type proton ATPase 116 kDa subunit a 1 isoform X1 yields MGSLFRSEEMSLCQLFLQSEAAYACVSELGELGLVQFRDLNPDVNAFQRKFVNEVRRCDEMERKLRYLEKEIKKDGIPMLDTGESPEAPQPREMIDLEATFEKLENELREVNQNAEALKRNYLELTELKHILRKTQVFFDEVSLCVAVYTGNVPNKTRNRYQQMADSHREEEQVNLLGEEGIRAGGAGAQGQNLKLGFVAGVILRERLPAFERMLWRACRGNVFLRQAMIEDPLEDPSNGDKVYKSVFIIFFQGDQLKTRVKKICEGFRATLYPCPEAPTDRREMAMGVMTRIEDLHTVLGQTQDHRHRVLVAAAKNLKNWFVKVRKIKAIYHTLNLFNLDVTQKCLIAECWVPLLDFETIQIALRRGTERSGSSVPPILNRMETFEDPPTYNRTNKFTHAFQALINAYGVASYREMNPAPYTIITFPFLFAVMFGDLGHGTIMALFGLWMVLKEKPLAAKKSDNEIWNIFFGGRYIIFLMGVFSMYTGFVYNDIFSKSLKVFNSAWVINYNTSTVMTNKALQLDPKGLDYAQTPYPFGLDPVWQVAGPNKIIFQNAYKMKISIIFGVIHMLFGVFVGLFNHRYFKNKMAIYCEFIPQVIFLVFLFFYMTLLMFIKWVKYSASSKEIAFSEGCAPSILITFINMVLFKPAETTSKDCSPFMFAGQEGIQKFLVVVALLCVPWMLLAKPILIMRSRKEAAHQPIAPYSNENGDADGLNQHNAPANQGGQQPAQQGGGHGHDNEEMSEIFIHQGIHTIEYVLGSVSHTASYLRLWALSLAHAQLAEVLWNMVLQNGLKQDGWIGGIALWAVFAFWAVLTVGILVLMEGLSAFLHTLRLHWVEFQSKFYAGLGYAFQPFSFEVILDSSSGSSED; encoded by the exons ATggggtcgcttttccgcagTGAAGAGATGTCCCTTTGCCAGCTCTTCTTGCAGAGTGAGGCGGCATATGCATGTGTTTCGGAATTGGGAGAGCTCGGATTGGTTCAGTTTCGTGAT CTTAATCCCGACGTCAATGCGTTCCAACGGAAGTTCGTTAACGAGGTGCGTCGATGTGACGAAATGGAGCGCAAGCTGCGTTACCTTGAGAAGGAGATCAAGAAAGATGGTATCCCCATGCTGGACACCGGCGAAAGTCCTGAAGCACCGCAGCCTCGCGAGATGATCGATCTAGAGGCAACCTTCGAAAAGCTAGAGAACGAGCTACGCGAAGTGAATCAAAACGCCGAAGCTCTCAAGCGTAACTATCTCGAGCTGACCGAACTGAAGCACATCCTGCGTAAGACTCAGGTCTTCTTTGACGAGGTaagtttgtgtgtg gCTGTGTATACTGGAAATGTACCTAATAAGACAAGAAACCGCTATCAACAGATGGCGGATTCGCACAGGGAAGAGGAGCAGGTTAACCTTCTTGGTGAAGAGGGCATTCGAGCTGGTGGTGCCGGGGCCCAGGGACAAAATCTAAAACTAGG CTTCGTGGCTGGAGTGATTCTACGAGAACGTTTGCCAGCGTTCGAACGCATGCTTTGGCGTGCTTGCCGTGGCAACGTGTTTCTACGTCAGGCAATGATTGAAGATCCGCTGGAGGATCCTTCAAAC GGAGACAAGGTGTACAAGTCCGTGTTCATCATCTTCTTCCAAGGCGATCAGCTGAAGACACGTGTGAAGAAGATTTGCGAAGGCTTCCGCGCTACGCTGTACCCATGCCCGGAAGCTCCGACCGATCGGCGCGAGATGGCGATGGGTGTGATGACCCGCATCGAGGACCTGCATACCGTCCTCGGACAAACGCAGGATCATCGGCACCGCGTGCTGGTTGCTGCGGCCAAGAATTTGAAGAATTGGTTCGTGAAGGTGCGCAAGATCAAGGCCATCTATCACACGCTGAATTTGTTCAATTTGGACGTAACGCAAAAGTGTCTTATCGCTGAGTGCTGGGTGCCACTGTTGGACTTCGAGACGATCCAGATCGCTTTGCGGCGCGGCACCGAGCGGTCCGGGTCCTCCGTACCGCCGATTCTGAACCGGATGGAAACGTTCGAAGATCCACCGACGTACAACCGGACGAATAAGTTCACGCATGCGTTCCAGGCTCTGATCAATGCGTACGGTGTCGCGAGCTATCGTGAGATGAATCCAGCCCCATACACCATCATCACTTTCCCGTTTCTGTTCGCGGTGATGTTCGGGGATCTTGGTCACGGTACGATCATGGCGCTGTTTGGCTTGTGGATGGTGTTAAAGGAGAAACCGTTGGCAGCTAAGAAATCGGACAACGAAATCTGGAACATATTCTTCGGCGGGCGGTACATCATCTTCCTGATGGGCGTGTTTTCGATGTACACGGGCTTCGTGTACAACGACATCTTTTCCAAGTCACTTAAGGTGTTCAATTCCGCCTGGGTCATCAACTACAATACCTCCACCGTGATGACCAACAAGGCGCTGCAGCTGGACCCGAAGGGTCTCGACTATGCTCAAACGCCCTATCCGTTCGGGTTGGATCCCGTATGGCAAGTGGCTGGGCCGAACAAAATCATCTTCCAGAACGCGTACAAGATGAAGATATCGATCATCTTCGGTGTGATCCACATGTTGTTCGGTGTGTTCGTGGGGCTGTTCAACCATCGGTACTTCAAGAACAAAATGGCCATCTACTGCGAATTCATCCCTCAGGTCATCTTCctggtgtttttgttcttctatATGACGCTGCTGATGTTCATCAAATGGGTGAAGTATTCGGCGAGCTCTAAGGAAATAGCCTTTTCGGAGGGTTGCGCTCCTTCCATTCTGATTACATTCATCAACATGGTACTGTTCAAGCCGGCTGAGACTACCAGCAAAGACTGCTCGCCGTTCATGTTTGCCGGGCAGGAGGGAATCCAGAAGTTCCTCGTCGTGGTGGCGCTGCTTTGCGTCCCCTGGATGTTGCTTGCGAAACCGATCCTGATTATGCGCAGTCGCAAGGAAGCTGCG catcaaCCGATTGCGCCGTACAGCAACGAGAATGGCGACGCTGACGGTTTGAATCAACATAACGCACCCGCCAATCAAGGCGGACAGCAACCGGCACAGCAGGGCGGTGGTCATGGCCACGATAACGAGGAAATGTCCGAGATCTTCATCCACCAGGGCATCCACACGATCGAGTATGTTCTCGGATCCGTTTCGCACACCGCATCGTATCTTCGGCTGTGGGCTCTGTCGTTGGCTCATGCCC AGCTGGCCGAGGTGCTGTGGAACATGGTGTTGCAGAACGGGCTGAAACAAGACGGGTGGATCGGTGGCATCGCTTTGTGGGCTGTGTTCGCGTTCTGGGCCGTGCTGACGGTGGGCATTCTTGTGCTGATGGAGGGTCTCTCGGCGTTCCTGCACACTCTTCGTCTGCACTG GGTTGAGTTCCAGAGCAAATTTTACGCCGGCCTGGGCTACGCCTTCCAGCCATTCTCGTTCGAGGTCATCCTCGATTCTAGTTCCGGCTCGTCAGAAGACTAA
- the LOC128722201 gene encoding V-type proton ATPase 116 kDa subunit a 1 isoform X5, with protein MGSLFRSEEMSLCQLFLQSEAAYACVSELGELGLVQFRDLNPDVNAFQRKFVNEVRRCDEMERKLRYLEKEIKKDGIPMLDTGESPEAPQPREMIDLEATFEKLENELREVNQNAEALKRNYLELTELKHILRKTQVFFDETRNRYQQMADSHREEEQVNLLGEEGIRAGGAGAQGQNLKLGFVAGVILRERLPAFERMLWRACRGNVFLRQAMIEDPLEDPSNGDKVYKSVFIIFFQGDQLKTRVKKICEGFRATLYPCPEAPTDRREMAMGVMTRIEDLHTVLGQTQDHRHRVLVAAAKNLKNWFVKVRKIKAIYHTLNLFNLDVTQKCLIAECWVPLLDFETIQIALRRGTERSGSSVPPILNRMETFEDPPTYNRTNKFTHAFQALINAYGVASYREMNPAPYTIITFPFLFAVMFGDLGHGTIMALFGLWMVLKEKPLAAKKSDNEIWNIFFGGRYIIFLMGVFSMYTGFVYNDIFSKSLKVFNSAWVINYNTSTVMTNKALQLDPKGLDYAQTPYPFGLDPVWQVAGPNKIIFQNAYKMKISIIFGVIHMLFGVFVGLFNHRYFKNKMAIYCEFIPQVIFLVFLFFYMTLLMFIKWVKYSASSKEIAFSEGCAPSILITFINMVLFKPAETTSKDCSPFMFAGQEGIQKFLVVVALLCVPWMLLAKPILIMRSRKEHQPIAPYSNENGDADGLNQHNAPANQGGQQPAQQGGGHGHDNEEMSEIFIHQGIHTIEYVLGSVSHTASYLRLWALSLAHAQLAEVLWNMVLQNGLKQDGWIGGIALWAVFAFWAVLTVGILVLMEGLSAFLHTLRLHWVEFQSKFYAGLGYAFQPFSFEVILDSSSGSSED; from the exons ATggggtcgcttttccgcagTGAAGAGATGTCCCTTTGCCAGCTCTTCTTGCAGAGTGAGGCGGCATATGCATGTGTTTCGGAATTGGGAGAGCTCGGATTGGTTCAGTTTCGTGAT CTTAATCCCGACGTCAATGCGTTCCAACGGAAGTTCGTTAACGAGGTGCGTCGATGTGACGAAATGGAGCGCAAGCTGCGTTACCTTGAGAAGGAGATCAAGAAAGATGGTATCCCCATGCTGGACACCGGCGAAAGTCCTGAAGCACCGCAGCCTCGCGAGATGATCGATCTAGAGGCAACCTTCGAAAAGCTAGAGAACGAGCTACGCGAAGTGAATCAAAACGCCGAAGCTCTCAAGCGTAACTATCTCGAGCTGACCGAACTGAAGCACATCCTGCGTAAGACTCAGGTCTTCTTTGACGAG ACAAGAAACCGCTATCAACAGATGGCGGATTCGCACAGGGAAGAGGAGCAGGTTAACCTTCTTGGTGAAGAGGGCATTCGAGCTGGTGGTGCCGGGGCCCAGGGACAAAATCTAAAACTAGG CTTCGTGGCTGGAGTGATTCTACGAGAACGTTTGCCAGCGTTCGAACGCATGCTTTGGCGTGCTTGCCGTGGCAACGTGTTTCTACGTCAGGCAATGATTGAAGATCCGCTGGAGGATCCTTCAAAC GGAGACAAGGTGTACAAGTCCGTGTTCATCATCTTCTTCCAAGGCGATCAGCTGAAGACACGTGTGAAGAAGATTTGCGAAGGCTTCCGCGCTACGCTGTACCCATGCCCGGAAGCTCCGACCGATCGGCGCGAGATGGCGATGGGTGTGATGACCCGCATCGAGGACCTGCATACCGTCCTCGGACAAACGCAGGATCATCGGCACCGCGTGCTGGTTGCTGCGGCCAAGAATTTGAAGAATTGGTTCGTGAAGGTGCGCAAGATCAAGGCCATCTATCACACGCTGAATTTGTTCAATTTGGACGTAACGCAAAAGTGTCTTATCGCTGAGTGCTGGGTGCCACTGTTGGACTTCGAGACGATCCAGATCGCTTTGCGGCGCGGCACCGAGCGGTCCGGGTCCTCCGTACCGCCGATTCTGAACCGGATGGAAACGTTCGAAGATCCACCGACGTACAACCGGACGAATAAGTTCACGCATGCGTTCCAGGCTCTGATCAATGCGTACGGTGTCGCGAGCTATCGTGAGATGAATCCAGCCCCATACACCATCATCACTTTCCCGTTTCTGTTCGCGGTGATGTTCGGGGATCTTGGTCACGGTACGATCATGGCGCTGTTTGGCTTGTGGATGGTGTTAAAGGAGAAACCGTTGGCAGCTAAGAAATCGGACAACGAAATCTGGAACATATTCTTCGGCGGGCGGTACATCATCTTCCTGATGGGCGTGTTTTCGATGTACACGGGCTTCGTGTACAACGACATCTTTTCCAAGTCACTTAAGGTGTTCAATTCCGCCTGGGTCATCAACTACAATACCTCCACCGTGATGACCAACAAGGCGCTGCAGCTGGACCCGAAGGGTCTCGACTATGCTCAAACGCCCTATCCGTTCGGGTTGGATCCCGTATGGCAAGTGGCTGGGCCGAACAAAATCATCTTCCAGAACGCGTACAAGATGAAGATATCGATCATCTTCGGTGTGATCCACATGTTGTTCGGTGTGTTCGTGGGGCTGTTCAACCATCGGTACTTCAAGAACAAAATGGCCATCTACTGCGAATTCATCCCTCAGGTCATCTTCctggtgtttttgttcttctatATGACGCTGCTGATGTTCATCAAATGGGTGAAGTATTCGGCGAGCTCTAAGGAAATAGCCTTTTCGGAGGGTTGCGCTCCTTCCATTCTGATTACATTCATCAACATGGTACTGTTCAAGCCGGCTGAGACTACCAGCAAAGACTGCTCGCCGTTCATGTTTGCCGGGCAGGAGGGAATCCAGAAGTTCCTCGTCGTGGTGGCGCTGCTTTGCGTCCCCTGGATGTTGCTTGCGAAACCGATCCTGATTATGCGCAGTCGCAAGGAA catcaaCCGATTGCGCCGTACAGCAACGAGAATGGCGACGCTGACGGTTTGAATCAACATAACGCACCCGCCAATCAAGGCGGACAGCAACCGGCACAGCAGGGCGGTGGTCATGGCCACGATAACGAGGAAATGTCCGAGATCTTCATCCACCAGGGCATCCACACGATCGAGTATGTTCTCGGATCCGTTTCGCACACCGCATCGTATCTTCGGCTGTGGGCTCTGTCGTTGGCTCATGCCC AGCTGGCCGAGGTGCTGTGGAACATGGTGTTGCAGAACGGGCTGAAACAAGACGGGTGGATCGGTGGCATCGCTTTGTGGGCTGTGTTCGCGTTCTGGGCCGTGCTGACGGTGGGCATTCTTGTGCTGATGGAGGGTCTCTCGGCGTTCCTGCACACTCTTCGTCTGCACTG GGTTGAGTTCCAGAGCAAATTTTACGCCGGCCTGGGCTACGCCTTCCAGCCATTCTCGTTCGAGGTCATCCTCGATTCTAGTTCCGGCTCGTCAGAAGACTAA
- the LOC128722201 gene encoding V-type proton ATPase 116 kDa subunit a 1 isoform X4 has protein sequence MGSLFRSEEMSLCQLFLQSEAAYACVSELGELGLVQFRDLNPDVNAFQRKFVNEVRRCDEMERKLRYLEKEIKKDGIPMLDTGESPEAPQPREMIDLEATFEKLENELREVNQNAEALKRNYLELTELKHILRKTQVFFDEMADSHREEEQVNLLGEEGIRAGGAGAQGQNLKLGFVAGVILRERLPAFERMLWRACRGNVFLRQAMIEDPLEDPSNGDKVYKSVFIIFFQGDQLKTRVKKICEGFRATLYPCPEAPTDRREMAMGVMTRIEDLHTVLGQTQDHRHRVLVAAAKNLKNWFVKVRKIKAIYHTLNLFNLDVTQKCLIAECWVPLLDFETIQIALRRGTERSGSSVPPILNRMETFEDPPTYNRTNKFTHAFQALINAYGVASYREMNPAPYTIITFPFLFAVMFGDLGHGTIMALFGLWMVLKEKPLAAKKSDNEIWNIFFGGRYIIFLMGVFSMYTGFVYNDIFSKSLKVFNSAWVINYNTSTVMTNKALQLDPKGLDYAQTPYPFGLDPVWQVAGPNKIIFQNAYKMKISIIFGVIHMLFGVFVGLFNHRYFKNKMAIYCEFIPQVIFLVFLFFYMTLLMFIKWVKYSASSKEIAFSEGCAPSILITFINMVLFKPAETTSKDCSPFMFAGQEGIQKFLVVVALLCVPWMLLAKPILIMRSRKEAAHQPIAPYSNENGDADGLNQHNAPANQGGQQPAQQGGGHGHDNEEMSEIFIHQGIHTIEYVLGSVSHTASYLRLWALSLAHAQLAEVLWNMVLQNGLKQDGWIGGIALWAVFAFWAVLTVGILVLMEGLSAFLHTLRLHWVEFQSKFYAGLGYAFQPFSFEVILDSSSGSSED, from the exons ATggggtcgcttttccgcagTGAAGAGATGTCCCTTTGCCAGCTCTTCTTGCAGAGTGAGGCGGCATATGCATGTGTTTCGGAATTGGGAGAGCTCGGATTGGTTCAGTTTCGTGAT CTTAATCCCGACGTCAATGCGTTCCAACGGAAGTTCGTTAACGAGGTGCGTCGATGTGACGAAATGGAGCGCAAGCTGCGTTACCTTGAGAAGGAGATCAAGAAAGATGGTATCCCCATGCTGGACACCGGCGAAAGTCCTGAAGCACCGCAGCCTCGCGAGATGATCGATCTAGAGGCAACCTTCGAAAAGCTAGAGAACGAGCTACGCGAAGTGAATCAAAACGCCGAAGCTCTCAAGCGTAACTATCTCGAGCTGACCGAACTGAAGCACATCCTGCGTAAGACTCAGGTCTTCTTTGACGAG ATGGCGGATTCGCACAGGGAAGAGGAGCAGGTTAACCTTCTTGGTGAAGAGGGCATTCGAGCTGGTGGTGCCGGGGCCCAGGGACAAAATCTAAAACTAGG CTTCGTGGCTGGAGTGATTCTACGAGAACGTTTGCCAGCGTTCGAACGCATGCTTTGGCGTGCTTGCCGTGGCAACGTGTTTCTACGTCAGGCAATGATTGAAGATCCGCTGGAGGATCCTTCAAAC GGAGACAAGGTGTACAAGTCCGTGTTCATCATCTTCTTCCAAGGCGATCAGCTGAAGACACGTGTGAAGAAGATTTGCGAAGGCTTCCGCGCTACGCTGTACCCATGCCCGGAAGCTCCGACCGATCGGCGCGAGATGGCGATGGGTGTGATGACCCGCATCGAGGACCTGCATACCGTCCTCGGACAAACGCAGGATCATCGGCACCGCGTGCTGGTTGCTGCGGCCAAGAATTTGAAGAATTGGTTCGTGAAGGTGCGCAAGATCAAGGCCATCTATCACACGCTGAATTTGTTCAATTTGGACGTAACGCAAAAGTGTCTTATCGCTGAGTGCTGGGTGCCACTGTTGGACTTCGAGACGATCCAGATCGCTTTGCGGCGCGGCACCGAGCGGTCCGGGTCCTCCGTACCGCCGATTCTGAACCGGATGGAAACGTTCGAAGATCCACCGACGTACAACCGGACGAATAAGTTCACGCATGCGTTCCAGGCTCTGATCAATGCGTACGGTGTCGCGAGCTATCGTGAGATGAATCCAGCCCCATACACCATCATCACTTTCCCGTTTCTGTTCGCGGTGATGTTCGGGGATCTTGGTCACGGTACGATCATGGCGCTGTTTGGCTTGTGGATGGTGTTAAAGGAGAAACCGTTGGCAGCTAAGAAATCGGACAACGAAATCTGGAACATATTCTTCGGCGGGCGGTACATCATCTTCCTGATGGGCGTGTTTTCGATGTACACGGGCTTCGTGTACAACGACATCTTTTCCAAGTCACTTAAGGTGTTCAATTCCGCCTGGGTCATCAACTACAATACCTCCACCGTGATGACCAACAAGGCGCTGCAGCTGGACCCGAAGGGTCTCGACTATGCTCAAACGCCCTATCCGTTCGGGTTGGATCCCGTATGGCAAGTGGCTGGGCCGAACAAAATCATCTTCCAGAACGCGTACAAGATGAAGATATCGATCATCTTCGGTGTGATCCACATGTTGTTCGGTGTGTTCGTGGGGCTGTTCAACCATCGGTACTTCAAGAACAAAATGGCCATCTACTGCGAATTCATCCCTCAGGTCATCTTCctggtgtttttgttcttctatATGACGCTGCTGATGTTCATCAAATGGGTGAAGTATTCGGCGAGCTCTAAGGAAATAGCCTTTTCGGAGGGTTGCGCTCCTTCCATTCTGATTACATTCATCAACATGGTACTGTTCAAGCCGGCTGAGACTACCAGCAAAGACTGCTCGCCGTTCATGTTTGCCGGGCAGGAGGGAATCCAGAAGTTCCTCGTCGTGGTGGCGCTGCTTTGCGTCCCCTGGATGTTGCTTGCGAAACCGATCCTGATTATGCGCAGTCGCAAGGAAGCTGCG catcaaCCGATTGCGCCGTACAGCAACGAGAATGGCGACGCTGACGGTTTGAATCAACATAACGCACCCGCCAATCAAGGCGGACAGCAACCGGCACAGCAGGGCGGTGGTCATGGCCACGATAACGAGGAAATGTCCGAGATCTTCATCCACCAGGGCATCCACACGATCGAGTATGTTCTCGGATCCGTTTCGCACACCGCATCGTATCTTCGGCTGTGGGCTCTGTCGTTGGCTCATGCCC AGCTGGCCGAGGTGCTGTGGAACATGGTGTTGCAGAACGGGCTGAAACAAGACGGGTGGATCGGTGGCATCGCTTTGTGGGCTGTGTTCGCGTTCTGGGCCGTGCTGACGGTGGGCATTCTTGTGCTGATGGAGGGTCTCTCGGCGTTCCTGCACACTCTTCGTCTGCACTG GGTTGAGTTCCAGAGCAAATTTTACGCCGGCCTGGGCTACGCCTTCCAGCCATTCTCGTTCGAGGTCATCCTCGATTCTAGTTCCGGCTCGTCAGAAGACTAA